The window GACGGAATTAATAAAATTGAATAATGAGCGAAGTCGTCCGGTTTTGCCTGATTTTACTTCAACAGGAATTATTAATCCTTTGTAAAGATATACATAATCAATTTCAGCTTGTGAGTTTTTTTTGTCTTTTACCCAGACTTAATATGTTAATATCCTTCTTCTTAATACATGTATCAATTATTCCGGGCATTCCGCCTATTAGTGTATAAGTTTTAAATAAATTGGATAATTTATAATGTGCAAATTCAGGAATCGGTATAATGTTCAGAAGTTCAATGCTTTGCTTTTCACCTGAAGCGATTAGAAATTCTTGAAAATTTACAGGATGAAGATAATAATATTCTACTCGACCCACAGGAAAACTTATTTTTATGCAGATATAATTAATTTGTAACAAAACCAAACATAAATTTGCAATATCTTGTAACAAAACCAAACATATTTTTTTTATTTTGACAATTTGTCATAATAGTATTTTGTATCTGTAAATTAGCTGTCTTTTTTTCACACATTTCTTACCGGCACAAGACTTGTAAAAGCGTGATTAAATTATAATTTGATTTTATGATACAAATAGATTCTTTTACAGATATGAAATAGAAAAGTAAAGGAAAAGATAATTAAATTTATATTTTTGCAAATATTTCAAAAAACAATTTAAAATTGATATAAAATGAGAGAGTTACAACCAATAAATGAAAATGTTTTGCTTGAGTTAGAAGAAAAAACAGGTGAGCAAAAAACAGCAAGCGGAATAATTATTCCTGATTCTGCAAAGGAAAAAGAAGCTACCGGAAAAGTTATTGCATTAGGGGATATCGAAAAGCCCGGAATTTCTGTTGGAGATACAGTATTATATAAAGAGTATTCAGGAAATAAACTTGAATTCGACGGTAAAAAATATTTGATTATTCCTTACGAAGATGTATTGGCAAAAGTTGTTTAAAACAGAAGACTTAAGACTTTCCAAGTTTTAAAAACTTGGAAAGTCTGTAATCTATAATATCTTTCCTTTTTCCGGATAATCTAAAGTATAATGCAAGCCTCTGCTTTCTTTTCTTTTCTTAGCCATTTTTATAATTAAATAGGCAATATTAATAGAATTTCTTAATTGGCAAATTTCTTTAGATACTTTTGAATGGTCATACAATCTTCTTGTTTCATTATATAAAATGTCTAATCTGGACAATGCTCTGTTAAGCCTTAAATTAGAGCGAACAATACCAACATAACATGTCATGATTTGCTGCAGTTCTCTGAATTCTTGTGTTATAAGAATCATCTCTTCCGGATGTGTTGTGCCTTCATCTTGCCATTCAGGAATTTCTTCTTGAATACTAATATCTTTAATAAGTTTTGAAGATGTTTCCGCAGCTTTATCTGCAAATACCAATGCCTCCAATAAAGAGTTTGATGCTAATCTGTTTGCACCGTGTAGTCCTGTCGAAGAACATTCACCGGCAGCATACAGGTGTTTTATTGATGTTCTGCCTTCTGTGTCAACTTTAATCCCTCCTACTAAATAATGTGCAGCAGGAGCAACGGGAATCATGTTTTTTGTAATATCAATATCAATTGTTAAGCATTTTTTATAAATATTCGGGAAATGTGATTTTAATTCTTCCGAATCAAGTTGCGTACAATCCAAACATACATATTCATCCCCGCTGATCTTCATTTCTGTATCAATTGCTCTTGCTACAATATCTCTTGGTGCAAGTTCTTTACGCTCATCATATTTATACATAAATTCTTCACCTGATTTGTTTTTCAGTTTTGCCCCAAACCCTCTTAATGCTTCCGTTATTAAAAATGAAGGCCGTTCTTTCTTGTTATATAAAGCTGTAGGATGAAATTGTACAAATTCCATATCCGTAATTAATGCTTTAGCTCTGTATGCCATTGCAATTCCGTCTCCGGTTGCTACTTGCGGATTAGTTGTAATATCATATATACTCCCGAGTCCGCCTGTTGCCGCAAAAGTTATTTTAGATAAAATTCTTTCAATTTTTTGTGTGCCGGTGTTTAAAACATAAGCCCCATAGCATTCTATATCACTTTTATTTCTTATTACAGTATATCCGAGATGATGTTGAGTAATAATGTCAATTGCAAAAAAATCTTCATAGACTTCAATATTTTTGTTTCTCAAAACTTCTTCCGTAAGTGCTCTTTGAATTTCAGCTCCTGTATTATCTTTATGATGAAATATCCTGTTTTCTGAATGACCGCCTTCTCTTCCGAGGTTATAAGTTCCGTCAGAATTTTTATCAAACATTGCACCCGCTTCAATCAATTCTTTTATCATCTCAGGCCCTTCGGTAATAACTTTTCTTACTACCTGTTCATTACATAATCCGTCTCCGGCAATTAAAGTATCCTGAACATGTTTTTCATATGAATCAGGTTTGTTATTTACAGAAGCAATTCCGCCTTGTGCTTTATTTGTATTTGTGTCTGTTATTTTACTTTTTGTTATGACTATTACCTTTCCGTATTTTGAAACTTTTAATGCATACATAAGTCCGGCAAGGCCTGAACCGATAACTAAAAAGTCTGTTATTTTTTTCATGTCGATATATATTGTAGAAAGCTGCAAAATTACATAATTAATTTAAGATAAAAATGACTTTTGTAATTGGTTAGGAAAATAATTTTAAATAGTTTTGTCAAAAATTTATATTATGACAAAATCAATTTTAATTACCGGAGGTGCCGGATTTATCGGTTCACATGTAATAAGATTATTTATAAATAAATATTCTGAATACAAAATAATTAATCTTGACAAACTGACATATGCAGGAAATCTTGAAAATTTAAAAGATATTTCCGATAAACCAAACTATGTATTTGAAAAAGGTGATATTACAGACAATCAACTTGTTTCAGAATTATTTGAAAAGTATAAATTTTCCGGTATTATTCATCTTGCTGCAGAATCACATGTTGATCGTTCAATATCTGACCCCGGAGCATTTATAAATACCAATATTCTCGGAACAGTTAACTTGTTAAATGCAGCAAGAAGTTTTTGGAAAGATGACTTTGAAGGAAAACTTTTTTATCATATTTCAACTGATGAAGTTTACGGATCATTGGGAGAAACCGGATACTTTACGGAAGAAACAGCATATGACCCGCGAAGTCCGTACTCTGCCTCCAAAGCAAGTTCAGATCATTTGGTAAGAGCATATATGCATACATATAAGTTGCCGATTGTAATATCCAATTGTTCAAACAATTACGGCGCGAATCAGTTTCCTGAAAAATTAATTCCCCTTGCTGTTAATAATATAAAAAACAACAAGCAAATTCCGATTTACGGAAAAGGAGAAAACATAAGAGATTGGTTGTTTGTAAATGATCACGCAAGTGCCATTGATTTGGTATATCATAAAGGGAATAACGGAGAGACATATAATATTGGAGGTAATAATGAATGGACAAATATTGATTTGATTCATGAGCTTTGCAAAATTATGGATAGCAAGTTAGGTCGAAAACAGGGCGAATCTGCTGAATTAATCACATTTGTAAAAGACAGAGCCGGGCATGATATGCGATATGCTGTTGATTCTTCAAAAATTCAAAATGAATTAGGATGGAAACCGTCTTTACAATTTGAAGAAGGACTTGAAAAAACAGTTGATTGGTATTTGGAAAATGAAACATGGTTAAATAATATTCTTTCAGGTAAGTATGAGCAATATTATGATGAGCAATATCATAAAAGGTAAAATAATTATATCTGCTTTTTTAGCGGATCGCACCGCTTAAAAGCTATTAATACAATTGTTCTAAACTATACCTATAAGTTAGCTTCTTTAACTATTGCTTCTATCGCAATAGCCGTATCAGGGTCTAATTTTTCCAAATATTTTTCATCCTTTCCGCTTTCAATATATTTTACACTGTGCATTGCTGCATTGATAATTAGTTGTGTGTCTTTTTCAGGAAATATATATAATGCTTCTTCGCATATATCTATGAAAAGATTTTTTGAGATATCATCATTTAATAATTTTGCAAAAAGATAACTGATTGTAATATTTACATTTAAAATATCTTTTTTATCTTTAATAAGATTCAGTAGACGATTACCAACTTCAAAAGCTTTTGAAATACCTGTGTTTTTTTTCGTGAAATTAATTGCACCGCCAAATCCTTTTATTATTTGTTCGTTTTCTTCAAAATCAGGTTTTAATAATTCAATTGCTTTATTCCATTTGTTTAACAAAATGTAATTTTCGCCAATGTGCCCAAGATTCCATGCTTGCTCATCGATGTTGTTTGTTTGCTTATTTAATTCATAAGCTTTTTTAATATATTCAATAGCTTCTTTATGTTTTTTTAGTTTTTTAAAACTTCGAGCAATTAGAACCAAATCAAAAGATTGTCCAGATATTCTATTTTCTAGTATATTTAAATTATAAGCTTTTTTACAGAAATCAATCGCTTTATTATGTTCATTTAGATAGTCATAGTTAATACCAATTAGTTCCAAATTCCATACTTTTAGATGAAAATTATTTTCTTGATTGTACAATTCAAATGATTTTTTATGATATTCTATTGCCTTTCTATATTCTTTTAATTCTCTATAGTTTAATCCTATTTCATATAAACTCCATGCTTGTTCAGGAATGTTTTTTTTCTGTTTTCTTAATTCATATATTTTAAATTGATATTCAATAGCTTCTTTGTGTTTTTTCAATTCCCTTAAATCCATTGCTATACGGCTCAAATAAAATATTTGTTCATAAACGTTCTTATCTTTCTTGTATTTTTTAAGCATTAGTTTATTGAGTATTATTGTTTCCTCAATACTTTTTAATTCTTTTGGTTCAGATTTAGTATCTTTCAGATTCTGAAATTCTTTAATATATTCCAACCAATCTTCCGATTTTTCAAAATCAGGCAATTGCTCTTCTTTGTATAATCCTGCCGACATTAAATACACTTTTGCTATATCATTTGCTTCTCCGCCGGGTTGTTCTGTTAAATATTTATTTGCATAGCTGTGAAGTTCGTTTTCCTGATAAAACGCTACCAAAAAATCTGATAATAACCAAATGGGTGTTATCTTTTTGTTATGGTGTATTTCTCGAAGTTGATAGTATAAAACATGAATTCTGTCTGCCACTTTATATGAAAATGCCGGGCTGTTCATTCGTTTTTTTCCGATAATATATCCGTTGTATTTTAACCAAAGAAAAGCTTTGGAAACTTTGCTTTGTGTTGCACCTACCATTTTTGCCAATTCACTTTGCGATAGGTTTTCTCCTTTTCGTATCAAGGTATCAAACAATATTTTGCTTTTAGGCGGAATGCTTTTCGTTAAGTCTTGATAATAAGGTGTTAAATCATCTATTAAACCAAATAATGTTTTTACGGTAGAAATCAGGTCATCATCTAATAGGAGGTTAGTCAAAACAACAGCCATTCGCGGACTTCCGCCGGTAAATTGACTTAATGCTTTCAGTTTTGCTTTCATTAAAGCTGTTTGTTCTTTTGAAAATGTTACTCCTTGCTCTTCAATTTTTACATTCTTTCGTCTTTCAAAATACTTGGAATAATCATCTTCTGTCCAAGTTCTTAATTTGTATTTTTTAAAAGCATGAAAAAGCCTGCTGTTATAGTCACCATCTGTTGCTTCTGATTCAATTACGGGTGTAGCACCTATTACCGTAAAATATTTAATCTTTTCTAATAAGTGCCTGAAACGAGATTCATAAAGTTTTTCGGTTTTTTTTTCAGATTTTATATTTCTTAAAAAATCATTAAGATTTTCTATTACAACAACCAACATATAGTTATTATGCAATTTTTTCTTTTCAGAAATATATTTTTTTAGTTTGGATAATTCATTTTGCCAAACATCTTCCGGTTCTTCCCAAAGAGATGTTATTTTTTCTCCGGAATGACCTTTTGCCTGATTTAAAATTAACTTAATTAAATCGGAAGGAGAATTAATATTGTTTTGTTCTTCCGGGAGAAGTAAGAAATCACAATTCTTGAATTTTTCCGTATTGTTAAAATTAATTTGCAAGTATTTTAAGAAAAAAGATTTTCCCATTCCTCTCGGTCCTCTGATTACAAAATGCTGTGCAACAGATGATGTTTCTAAATTATCTGTTAAAGTTCCCAAAACTTGATTTAATAAATATTTTCTGCCTGTTGCGACAGCAAGTATGGTCTCGTTATCCATACTGTAAGGATTGAATTTTGCAATATAACTCATTTCTTTTTATTTAAAACTCGTTTAGTAATCCACCAATTTCTGATAATCTTTAAAGTAAAACTATATTCTTGATTCCCGGATAGTTTTATATACTCATAGTCTATTAATTTTATCAAAATTTCATAGTTAAATTTTCTGCCGAATTTTTCTTGAAGTTTTATTATATTAACATCTTCGTTAATCGCAATAAAATCTAAAAGAGACATTGCTGTTTTTAAGTCATTTCCTTTAAAAACAGTTAAGCGTTCATCAAACTGATAAGTAAAATCTTTAAAAAGTCCCGGCATAATTTCATTATGAAATACTTCTTCCACTTCTTTTTTGTTTTTACATTCATAAACAGCAACTTCGTTATAAGAGAATTGCAGGAAATATGGGATAAAATCCGGTAACAGCTCTAACAGTTTTTCGGTTATTTCATCTGTCCACCATTTATATTTGTCATTTACTAAAAGTTCATTTATAAATGATTTGCTTTCTTCATAAGTGAACTGAGACAATTCAATAGTGTTTAAACCTGCCAATAGTTTTCGACTTATTCCGAGAGATTCCAGTTGTTGATGCAAATTTAACGAACCTGTTATACCAATGGGCAAACCTGCATGTCGCCAACTTCTGATGTTAGTAAGAATTTGGGTTATTTCATCTGTTTTATTTGTTTTTGCTTTAATGTTTTCAAAGAAAAAAGGAAGCTCATCAAGAAATAAATATACATTTTTCTTTTTCTTAAAGAATGCAGCTACTAATTCCTCAAAAGGTTTGCTGTAATTCATCAGCTTGTCCTGAAAATTCACTTTTGAACCTAAAATTTCTACGGAATCGAAAATATCAGTAATAAAATCAACCAGTTTTTTAGGTAACTGCTTGCTTTCACTTAAAAACTTTTTAAACATGGTTTGCATTGATTTGGGCATTTCATTATAAAGCCCTTTGTAGAAATCAAGAATGCTGTTAAAAGTTTGACAATCTAATTCAATACAAATATCCTTTTCACTTTCTTTTCTCAGTAAATATGCCGTATGTTGCAGAAAAGAACTTTTACCGGTTCTTCTGATACCCAGAATCAGAAAACTGTTACCATTTTTTAAATATCGCAAAGCTTTACGTAATCTTTTTTCACGGTTTCTGAAATTTTCTCCCGATACAGGAGGCCCAACTGTATTTTTCATTTTTTTGTTTTATGATTTAGTATTCATATGAATTCTTATTCATACATTGCAAATATATGACATCTATTTCATATGAACAAATATTCATACATTAAATTTTAATATTTATTGTTACATGTTTAAACCTTCCCGGTTATTAACTGTCAAAGATGCAAACAAAAACAATTATTAATTTTTAAATTAAACGATATGAAAACAAGAAGTATAATAATTATTGCTTTAATGATATTTGTATCAGGAAGCATTTTTGCACAGGGAAATCCTAATGCAAATAACAAAAAAGCTGATCGCCCTTTTATGAATATACCTGATCTTACTGAAGATCAAAAAGATCAAATAAAGGAAATGAGAATCATGCACATGAAAGAAGTTATGCCCTTAAAAAATGAGTTAAATGAAAAAGAAGCTCATTTGCAAACAATATCTACCGGCGAGAATGTTGATTTGAATAAAGTTTATACTGTTATTGACGAGATAGCTGAAATAAGGGTTAATACGGCAAAAAAACGAGCTGCTTTCAGACAAGAAGTAAGAAAAGTCTTAACAGAAGATCAGCGTGTATTTTTTGATATGCATTCAGGGCATAAGAAGAATAAGCATATGATGCACAAACCTCACCATAGAGGGTAAAAATGAGATAAATATCTAAAAAACCTCCGGATGTCAGTTTTCTGACTCCGGAGCGTTTTTTATTTATGAGTTTGGTTTAAAAAGGTACAAAACTGCTCAAAAGGTGCATAGCAACTTTTATAATCAGATGTAAATAAGCATGATGTCTTATTCGTATTTTGCAAAATCAGTTGCTTTGCACCTTTTTAAACTGCACTCGTTTAACAAATATCATTAACAAGCTAAATTATCGAAACAAACCCTCCGTACAATTTTTACAAATGTCAATTTGTTTTCGTCCTGAGTTTAACATCTTTCTGAACATTAAAGCAGATGAGTTATTGTTTAATTTTTTAAAAGAGGTTTCTTTTAAGTTTCCGTATGAATAATCTGCATTTTTATCAAAACAACAGTGTAATACATCGCCCGTATTTGTTATAACAGAAGATTCCCACATACGTTTACATCTGTTTTTTAATTTGTTTTTAATGATGTATTTACCTGTTTCGGCTTTTTTATATCTGGAATATTTATCATTTGTAGGTATAAAAGTTGTGTCATTTTCAAAATTATATATCTGTGCTGATTTTAATTCAAATTTGTCTGCTCCCAATTTCTTACTCAATAGTTTTATATCATTAATTTGATGTTCATTAAATTTAAAAACGAGAAATTGTAAAACTATTTGCGGAGTTTTTGATTTGAGTTTCTTTTTCCAATGAACAATATTTTTAATCCCTTCTGTTACTTTGTTCAAATCACCTTTCTTTCTATATTGCTCGTAAACTTCTTGTGTTGTACCGTCAACAGAGATAATCAATCGGTCTAATCCTGATCGAATTGTTTTTTCTGCATTTTCTTCATTCAAATAATGACCGTTGGTTGAACTTGTTGTAAATACTTTTTTTTCTTTTGCAGAATATTCAATCAGCTTGAAGATTTCTTTATTTAAATATGGTTCACCTTGAAAATACAGTATTAAATTCAACAAATAAGGTGAAAACTCATCAATGATCTTTCGATACAAACCGAAATCAATATTACCGTTAAATCTTGTAAGTTCCTTTTTCCCGGCAGGACATTCAGGACATTCAAGATTGCAAAAAGATGTTGGTTCAACGGAAATACTGACAGGATATCCTCGTCTGATTTTTGTCTTAAAAACAATGAAAAGCAAATAACTTAAATATAACTTAATCGCATTAACAATTTTTCTTAAAGTTAATTTTCTTAATATGATATAAGATTCAAATATTTTCATCTTTATACTTAAGTTATCAACAAAAGTAATATTATTTTTTCTTATGTTTTTTAACAAAAAATAATTATTTTTGTAATCGTCTTAAATAAGATGGAAAAAAATAAGTTCATGCTTAAAAATATTAAAGTTGTATTAATCTTTGCTTTTAGCTTAGCTCTTATATTTTCTGCAAATTATGCATATTCTCAACATGGCGAAGATCATCATGGAGAAAACGGTGATGAGAAGAAGTTTAATCCGGGAGAAATGATAATGGGACATATTGGGGATGAATATGGTTGGCATATCATGACAATAGGAGAGAAACACATTACCATTTCTTTACCGATAATTGTTTACAGCAAGCATTCCGGACTTTCTGTTTTTATGTCTTCAAAATTTCATCACGGTCATTCTTCATACAAAGGATTCCATATTGCAGAGGGAGAAGATAATCCGAATAAAGGAAAAGTTGTTGAATTTGTAGGCGAAACAGAAGTAAGGCCTTATGATATTTCAATTACAAAAAATACATTATCTCTTTTTTTCAGCATTATAATAATATTATGGATTTTTATTTCTGTGGCTAAAGAATATCAGAGAAGAGAGGGACAAGCTCCGAAAGGATTGCAATCGTTTCTTGAACCGTTGATTTTATTCGTAAGAGATGATATTGCAAAACCGGCGATAGGAAAGAAAAAATATATAAAATATACACCTTTTTTATTAAGTATTTTTTTCTTTATTCTTCTTAATAACTTATTGGGATTAGTTCCGTTCTTTCCGGGTGGTGCTAATTTAACCGGTAATATTGCCGTTACAATGGTTTTGGCAATGTTTACATTTGTAATTACAACCATCAACGGTAACAGGAATTATTGGAAACATATTTTTAATACACCCGGAGTACCGTGGTGGTTAAAACTTCCGGTTCCGTTAATGCCTTTAATTGAATTTATGAGTATCTTTATTAAACCTTTTGTGCTTATGATACGTTTGTTTGCAAATATAACAGCCGGACATATTGTTGCACTTGGGTTTTTCAGTTTGATTTTTATTTTCGGAGAGATGGGAGGTGTAGGAGCAGGTATCGGAGGCGGAGTATTTTCAGTTGTATTTACAATATTTTTAACATTTCTTGAATTATTGGTGGCATTAATTCAAGCATATGTTTTTACGCTTTTGTCTGCCTTATATCTCGGTATGGCTACGGAAGAGCACCATTAATGTTTTTTATTTTTTAAACCCTAATATATTTTTTTCATGGAATTATTATTAGTCTTATTACAAGCAGTTGCTGATTATTCAGCAATTGGAGCAGGTTTAGGAGCTGCTGTTGCGGTTGTTGGTGCAGGCATCGGAATCGGGAATATCGGCGGCAAAGCAATGGATGCAATTGCACGTCAACCTGAAGCAGCCGGTGACATAAGATCAAATATGATCGTTGCTGCCGCACTTATTGAAGGTGTTGCTTTCTTTGCGGTTGTGGTCTGCTTGTTGATTGTTCTTTAATCAACCGAACTGTTGAGTGAGATAAGCGATTGGCTTATCTTCACTCTTTTTTTAATTCTTTGTTGTTAGTAATTCTAATTTCAAAAATCTAATTTTAAAACTATGGGTATAGTAACTCCTGATTTCGGATTAATTTTTTGGATGACTTTATCTTTCATTTTAGTATTGTACATTCTAAAAAAATATGCATGGAAACCTATCTTAAAATCGCTTAAAGCAAGAGAAAAATCAAT is drawn from Bacteroidales bacterium and contains these coding sequences:
- a CDS encoding Spy/CpxP family protein refolding chaperone — its product is MKTRSIIIIALMIFVSGSIFAQGNPNANNKKADRPFMNIPDLTEDQKDQIKEMRIMHMKEVMPLKNELNEKEAHLQTISTGENVDLNKVYTVIDEIAEIRVNTAKKRAAFRQEVRKVLTEDQRVFFDMHSGHKKNKHMMHKPHHRG
- the nadB gene encoding L-aspartate oxidase: MKKITDFLVIGSGLAGLMYALKVSKYGKVIVITKSKITDTNTNKAQGGIASVNNKPDSYEKHVQDTLIAGDGLCNEQVVRKVITEGPEMIKELIEAGAMFDKNSDGTYNLGREGGHSENRIFHHKDNTGAEIQRALTEEVLRNKNIEVYEDFFAIDIITQHHLGYTVIRNKSDIECYGAYVLNTGTQKIERILSKITFAATGGLGSIYDITTNPQVATGDGIAMAYRAKALITDMEFVQFHPTALYNKKERPSFLITEALRGFGAKLKNKSGEEFMYKYDERKELAPRDIVARAIDTEMKISGDEYVCLDCTQLDSEELKSHFPNIYKKCLTIDIDITKNMIPVAPAAHYLVGGIKVDTEGRTSIKHLYAAGECSSTGLHGANRLASNSLLEALVFADKAAETSSKLIKDISIQEEIPEWQDEGTTHPEEMILITQEFRELQQIMTCYVGIVRSNLRLNRALSRLDILYNETRRLYDHSKVSKEICQLRNSINIAYLIIKMAKKRKESRGLHYTLDYPEKGKIL
- a CDS encoding radical SAM protein; this encodes MKIFESYIILRKLTLRKIVNAIKLYLSYLLFIVFKTKIRRGYPVSISVEPTSFCNLECPECPAGKKELTRFNGNIDFGLYRKIIDEFSPYLLNLILYFQGEPYLNKEIFKLIEYSAKEKKVFTTSSTNGHYLNEENAEKTIRSGLDRLIISVDGTTQEVYEQYRKKGDLNKVTEGIKNIVHWKKKLKSKTPQIVLQFLVFKFNEHQINDIKLLSKKLGADKFELKSAQIYNFENDTTFIPTNDKYSRYKKAETGKYIIKNKLKNRCKRMWESSVITNTGDVLHCCFDKNADYSYGNLKETSFKKLNNNSSALMFRKMLNSGRKQIDICKNCTEGLFR
- the atpE gene encoding ATP synthase F0 subunit C — its product is MELLLVLLQAVADYSAIGAGLGAAVAVVGAGIGIGNIGGKAMDAIARQPEAAGDIRSNMIVAAALIEGVAFFAVVVCLLIVL
- the rfbB gene encoding dTDP-glucose 4,6-dehydratase — translated: MTKSILITGGAGFIGSHVIRLFINKYSEYKIINLDKLTYAGNLENLKDISDKPNYVFEKGDITDNQLVSELFEKYKFSGIIHLAAESHVDRSISDPGAFINTNILGTVNLLNAARSFWKDDFEGKLFYHISTDEVYGSLGETGYFTEETAYDPRSPYSASKASSDHLVRAYMHTYKLPIVISNCSNNYGANQFPEKLIPLAVNNIKNNKQIPIYGKGENIRDWLFVNDHASAIDLVYHKGNNGETYNIGGNNEWTNIDLIHELCKIMDSKLGRKQGESAELITFVKDRAGHDMRYAVDSSKIQNELGWKPSLQFEEGLEKTVDWYLENETWLNNILSGKYEQYYDEQYHKR
- the atpB gene encoding F0F1 ATP synthase subunit A, whose product is MLKNIKVVLIFAFSLALIFSANYAYSQHGEDHHGENGDEKKFNPGEMIMGHIGDEYGWHIMTIGEKHITISLPIIVYSKHSGLSVFMSSKFHHGHSSYKGFHIAEGEDNPNKGKVVEFVGETEVRPYDISITKNTLSLFFSIIIILWIFISVAKEYQRREGQAPKGLQSFLEPLILFVRDDIAKPAIGKKKYIKYTPFLLSIFFFILLNNLLGLVPFFPGGANLTGNIAVTMVLAMFTFVITTINGNRNYWKHIFNTPGVPWWLKLPVPLMPLIEFMSIFIKPFVLMIRLFANITAGHIVALGFFSLIFIFGEMGGVGAGIGGGVFSVVFTIFLTFLELLVALIQAYVFTLLSALYLGMATEEHH
- a CDS encoding co-chaperone GroES, producing MRELQPINENVLLELEEKTGEQKTASGIIIPDSAKEKEATGKVIALGDIEKPGISVGDTVLYKEYSGNKLEFDGKKYLIIPYEDVLAKVV
- a CDS encoding tetratricopeptide repeat protein, whose amino-acid sequence is MSYIAKFNPYSMDNETILAVATGRKYLLNQVLGTLTDNLETSSVAQHFVIRGPRGMGKSFFLKYLQINFNNTEKFKNCDFLLLPEEQNNINSPSDLIKLILNQAKGHSGEKITSLWEEPEDVWQNELSKLKKYISEKKKLHNNYMLVVVIENLNDFLRNIKSEKKTEKLYESRFRHLLEKIKYFTVIGATPVIESEATDGDYNSRLFHAFKKYKLRTWTEDDYSKYFERRKNVKIEEQGVTFSKEQTALMKAKLKALSQFTGGSPRMAVVLTNLLLDDDLISTVKTLFGLIDDLTPYYQDLTKSIPPKSKILFDTLIRKGENLSQSELAKMVGATQSKVSKAFLWLKYNGYIIGKKRMNSPAFSYKVADRIHVLYYQLREIHHNKKITPIWLLSDFLVAFYQENELHSYANKYLTEQPGGEANDIAKVYLMSAGLYKEEQLPDFEKSEDWLEYIKEFQNLKDTKSEPKELKSIEETIILNKLMLKKYKKDKNVYEQIFYLSRIAMDLRELKKHKEAIEYQFKIYELRKQKKNIPEQAWSLYEIGLNYRELKEYRKAIEYHKKSFELYNQENNFHLKVWNLELIGINYDYLNEHNKAIDFCKKAYNLNILENRISGQSFDLVLIARSFKKLKKHKEAIEYIKKAYELNKQTNNIDEQAWNLGHIGENYILLNKWNKAIELLKPDFEENEQIIKGFGGAINFTKKNTGISKAFEVGNRLLNLIKDKKDILNVNITISYLFAKLLNDDISKNLFIDICEEALYIFPEKDTQLIINAAMHSVKYIESGKDEKYLEKLDPDTAIAIEAIVKEANL